The Flavobacterium piscisymbiosum genome includes a region encoding these proteins:
- a CDS encoding DNA-directed RNA polymerase subunit omega yields MDLKKTNAPVNTITYNKTVIEEPTGNVYEAITIMAKRANQINSEIKKELTEKLEEFATYNDSLEEVFENKEQIEVSKFYEKLPKPHALAVQEWLDGKTYHRNSNK; encoded by the coding sequence ATGGATTTAAAAAAGACGAATGCTCCTGTAAATACAATAACATACAATAAAACAGTTATTGAAGAGCCAACAGGAAATGTGTATGAAGCAATTACCATTATGGCTAAAAGAGCAAATCAAATTAATTCTGAAATTAAAAAAGAATTAACTGAGAAATTAGAAGAGTTTGCGACTTACAATGACAGTCTTGAAGAAGTTTTTGAAAATAAAGAGCAAATCGAAGTTTCTAAATTTTACGAAAAATTGCCTAAACCACACGCTTTAGCAGTTCAGGAATGGTTAGACGGTAAAACTTACCACAGAAATTCAAATAAATAA
- a CDS encoding outer membrane protein assembly factor BamD: MKKIVSLLIVVVLFCSCSEYQKALKNEDVAAKFEVATKMYEAGKYSKAIRLFEQLAPSYRGKPQAEKLFYMFSQSYYKSKQYYLAGYQFESFASGYPRSEKVQEAAFLGAYSYSKLAPVYSLDQTDTQKALEKLQAFIDNYPNSEYIAQANEAVKVLNGKLEKKAYENAKGYNTISDYKSALIAFDNFIADYPGTPFKEDALFYKYDSAYKLAINSIPAKMEERLNVAKVAYNNLIKFNSATKYKVQADEMNARVETDLQKFTK; encoded by the coding sequence ATGAAAAAAATAGTATCTCTATTAATTGTTGTTGTCCTTTTTTGTTCTTGTAGTGAATACCAAAAAGCATTAAAAAATGAAGATGTTGCAGCTAAGTTTGAAGTGGCGACAAAAATGTATGAGGCTGGGAAATATTCAAAAGCCATTCGTCTTTTTGAACAACTAGCTCCTTCTTATAGAGGAAAACCTCAGGCAGAGAAACTTTTTTATATGTTTTCGCAATCTTATTATAAATCAAAACAGTACTACTTAGCAGGTTATCAGTTTGAAAGTTTTGCATCAGGTTATCCGCGAAGCGAAAAAGTTCAGGAAGCTGCATTTTTAGGCGCTTACAGTTATTCAAAATTAGCTCCTGTTTATAGTTTAGATCAAACAGATACTCAAAAAGCATTAGAGAAATTACAAGCTTTTATAGATAATTATCCAAATTCAGAATATATCGCTCAGGCCAATGAAGCTGTAAAGGTTTTAAATGGTAAACTGGAGAAAAAAGCATACGAAAACGCAAAAGGATACAATACAATTTCAGATTATAAATCAGCATTAATTGCTTTTGATAATTTTATTGCTGATTATCCTGGAACACCTTTTAAAGAAGATGCCCTTTTTTACAAATACGATTCGGCATATAAATTAGCAATAAACAGTATTCCTGCAAAAATGGAAGAGCGTTTAAATGTTGCCAAAGTAGCTTATAATAACTTAATTAAGTTTAATAGTGCTACTAAATATAAAGTACAGGCAGATGAAATGAATGCCAGAGTTGAAACAGATTTACAAAAATTTACTAAATAA
- the coaBC gene encoding bifunctional phosphopantothenoylcysteine decarboxylase/phosphopantothenate--cysteine ligase CoaBC — translation MSVLNGKKILLGVSGGIAAYKTASLVRLFIKAGAHVQVIMTPASKDFVTPLTLSTLSKNPVHSNFFSQDDEDAVWTNHVELGLWADLMIIAPATANTLSKMATGNCDNLLIACYLSAKCPVYFAPAMDLDMYKHPSTLSSFAALKQFGNIMIPAENGELASGLSGEGRMAEPENIVAFLEADLDSKLPLKGKKILITAGPTYEAIDPVRFIGNHSSGKMGFDIAHEAASLGAQVILVSGPTHYKVKNSLITVVDVISAQDMYDACHLYFNDVDVAIAAAAVADYRPKVVALQKIKKAADNFSIELEKTKDILASLGAIKKDQFLIGFALETENEIENAKLKIQKKNLDLIVLNSLQDEGAGFKKETNKVTFIDHNFEIEPMELKSKESVAVDILNKVILHFSKS, via the coding sequence ATGTCAGTTTTAAACGGGAAGAAAATTTTACTGGGTGTTTCTGGTGGAATTGCAGCCTATAAAACAGCCTCATTAGTACGACTTTTTATAAAAGCAGGTGCACATGTCCAAGTGATAATGACACCTGCTTCTAAGGATTTTGTAACTCCACTTACGTTATCTACGTTATCAAAAAATCCGGTACATTCTAATTTCTTTAGTCAGGATGATGAAGATGCTGTCTGGACAAATCATGTTGAATTAGGCCTTTGGGCTGATTTGATGATAATAGCTCCTGCAACCGCGAATACTTTGTCTAAAATGGCTACAGGAAATTGCGATAATCTTTTAATTGCATGTTATTTATCGGCTAAATGTCCTGTTTATTTTGCTCCGGCAATGGATTTGGATATGTATAAGCATCCTTCAACTTTATCTAGTTTTGCTGCCTTGAAACAGTTTGGGAATATAATGATTCCTGCTGAAAATGGAGAATTAGCAAGTGGATTATCCGGTGAAGGCAGAATGGCTGAACCTGAGAATATTGTAGCTTTTCTTGAAGCTGATTTAGATAGCAAGTTACCTCTAAAAGGGAAAAAAATATTAATTACTGCCGGTCCAACATACGAAGCGATAGATCCCGTACGTTTTATAGGAAATCATTCTTCAGGAAAAATGGGTTTTGATATTGCTCATGAAGCAGCTAGTCTTGGAGCACAGGTTATTCTGGTTTCAGGTCCAACACATTATAAGGTTAAAAATAGCTTAATAACAGTGGTAGATGTAATTTCGGCTCAGGATATGTACGATGCGTGTCATTTGTATTTTAATGATGTAGATGTTGCTATTGCGGCGGCAGCTGTTGCAGATTACAGGCCTAAAGTTGTAGCTTTACAAAAGATTAAAAAAGCGGCAGATAATTTTTCGATAGAACTCGAGAAGACAAAAGATATTTTGGCCTCGCTGGGTGCGATCAAAAAAGATCAGTTTTTAATTGGGTTTGCTTTGGAGACAGAAAATGAAATTGAAAATGCTAAGTTGAAAATTCAGAAAAAAAACTTAGATTTGATTGTTTTAAATTCCTTACAGGATGAAGGGGCAGGTTTTAAAAAAGAAACCAATAAAGTAACTTTTATTGATCATAATTTTGAAATCGAACCAATGGAATTAAAATCAAAAGAATCTGTTGCAGTTGATATTTTAAACAAAGTGATTTTGCATTTTTCGAAGTCATAA